A window of Chaetodon trifascialis isolate fChaTrf1 chromosome 3, fChaTrf1.hap1, whole genome shotgun sequence genomic DNA:
CAGGATAGTCATAGGTTCTGGGTTGGGAACAGCATGACCCACAAGAGTAGGGCCAAACACCCTGGCCAGATTGTTCACATCCATCTTGGTGTCAACGCTCTGAGAGACCCTGGGAAAAGAGGAGGGTGGGACATTTCACACAGCCCTACCCACAATGAAAGTTGATCTGTACCAGGTTACAGCACACTTGCTCACTGTAGTCTCAAACATGAACAACTTGGACAAAGTCTCTCTGGCTTACAAGTGGTTGCTGTCTAATGGGTGGAGGTTAATGTGAGCAGATAGGAGTAAGAATAGGATAAAACAAAAGGCTTCTTCGCTCTTCTGAAATGTCATGAAAATTACTTCTGCAGATGGATCATTAGACAGGCCAGAGTGTCTCGGTTGGGTTGAGGCAGCTCACTGATGGTCTGGTACAACATGGCAAGACTGTTGCCATCATCCTGGATTTCTGCAACAACATCACACCAGTTATTCATAATTAGTGATTTAATAATCATGAACGTGCCTTTTCCCTCTATCCCATGAAACTTGTTAATTCACTCAATTTAAATACTTGTTCTGTAAAGAATAATGCTCTGTAAACAGATAAGGACCCTCTGTAAGTGATTCTACTAGTCTCAGAAAGTCTCACCAGCTGCTTCCATGAAGGCTTTGTTGAGGTGGAAGGTGAGCAGTGGCTCTGGAAGGGATCTGAGAAAGTCTTTGAGGACACCTGTAATAACATTGATGTCTTCTACTTTTTGAAGCGGAGGCAGAGTCTTTCCTCTAATcagcttctccttcagctctTTCACCATGCGTTCCTGGCCAGAGACTCTGTACAGGCCGACCTGGAGCAAGGAAATGTCATACCACAccactgaatgaaatgactAATTAGAGAGAATTCATATACTGTAATCGCTCCAGGGAAAGGGATCAGACTATAACATGGGGGTTACAGGTAAGCAAGGACTTTAATAAAGTCTGTCTCACCTCATGTAGGCCTCTGTGCTCAATCTCCTTAATGCAGCAGATAACCAAAACTGGGATCATTGGGGAGGTGACAGGAGCAAAGTCAGCCAGGGTGGCCTGCACACAAAATATGTCAATTTATATGTGTATAggtaaaatgaaagtaaaagaaaaatacttaTGGAGTGGAGACATACCATAAATatgtgagaaaatgagaaaaatgtacCTCTGTGTTCTTGATGGGAGTGCTAAGAGCTGTGGGATTACAGGGCAGGGGACAGTGGTCCCGACACTCTGGGTGAGTCACCACTCTACAATCCTGGCAGCGAAGGTATATCTTGCCAAACTTTGTCCTTCTTCCGCATGGTACGCAGAACTCAGACTTGATCACCTTAGCGACAGAGGGAACACAATACCCAAGGTAAGCAAATACTTCCAGTAGTACTTCAAGGTGAACTGGCCTGTAGTGTTATGCAGGTAGATATAGAGTCCAAGTCTCACTTCACATCCACAACAATAACTATACAGTCTCACTGTTTTGGGGATGAAGTGGtgcttccttcctcctccattaGCTCTGGGGTGCCTCGGTTTGGCTGGAAAATCTTGGACTGGGGTGCTGGGAGCCTCACTGGTAGTTTCAGATTGGTCAGTAGTGGTTGTGTCAGCCCATGCTAGTGCAGCTGTAGACACAATCACATGTAGGAGAAACCCAAAAACCAGtcagattgatttttttgtaagGACCAATGAGGTCCAATCATCATCAATCcatccatttaaaaaaataaatctaaacaATCTCACCACTCTTTCTGCTGCGCGTCCAGTAAGGCACAGTTTCAATTGTGGAGACAGCCTCGACAGCACCGCCACTCACAGGGACGGTGATGGTAGTTTTGGCCACTATAGACTCATTCATCTGAATcatataaaaaatatatcatGCTCTTTTCAACCAAACTGATGGACATTTCAGGTGGTTTATACactaaatgtttttaataaagaCAGATAAAGACCCGAAGTTGTTCTACAGACACAAAATGTTTCTATGGTTAATGTTATATTGCACATTCAGCTGCAGAGGTCAGCATTACCCTGTCTGATGTGCGTCCAGTGGAGCGAGGTTTCTTCACTACCTGTGGAGGGACCTCAGAGAGTTTTCTGGAGGAACGCTGTGAATCAAAATGAACAGTATCTTTCAGAAACACTGGATTGGCTGCTCAAAACAGTACAACAAATAGCAAAGTTGTGCTGAagtataaaaacacatgaatcagACCACTGGTTACTTTTACACCTAACCTGAAACAATTAGTAAAATTACTTGATCATCAATTACATGCAAGGAAGTATGTATTCAAAATCAAACATAACTCACTCGTTTCTGACGTTTC
This region includes:
- the LOC139329209 gene encoding rac GTPase-activating protein 1-like gives rise to the protein MESSVVNLYNQFQSLRAQVDGLNEGIEPQFLQMAMNFEECRKKWLQADEELVSCKGVLAKVETERGALEVKLKHARNQVDVEIRRRQKAEAVYEKLERQLELIRELLVSENNGNSVHLSEEQRSALAFLSAHSRAAQTAKNNLNSSRRLTTIDESGSLLSDISFDQTDDSLDWDSSVMKTVRLRKRQKRRSSRKLSEVPPQVVKKPRSTGRTSDRMNESIVAKTTITVPVSGGAVEAVSTIETVPYWTRSRKSAALAWADTTTTDQSETTSEAPSTPVQDFPAKPRHPRANGGGRKHHFIPKTVIKSEFCVPCGRRTKFGKIYLRCQDCRVVTHPECRDHCPLPCNPTALSTPIKNTEATLADFAPVTSPMIPVLVICCIKEIEHRGLHEVGLYRVSGQERMVKELKEKLIRGKTLPPLQKVEDINVITGVLKDFLRSLPEPLLTFHLNKAFMEAAEIQDDGNSLAMLYQTISELPQPNRDTLACLMIHLQKVSQSVDTKMDVNNLARVFGPTLVGHAVPNPEPMTILHDTSRQPRVVERLLSIPAKYWGQFAYPDNTGVNSAGTPDHKVSILGPVTTPEHQMMAKTPSSSSLSQRVMHTLSSTTIFGSKSKASAASNRQGNFFASPQLK